Proteins encoded together in one Rossellomorea sp. y25 window:
- a CDS encoding retron Ec67 family RNA-directed DNA polymerase/endonuclease, with amino-acid sequence MEFNDIKTRNDLADFLRIPKKQLSYLLYVKEVNNLYTSFEIHKKNGGIRKINTPIDELKDIQKKLAKALYLHIENKQEKENNISHAFEKNKSIITNARIHRNKRLVLNIDLENYFESIHFGRVRGFFIKNKDFLLPIEVATVIAQITCYKGKLPQGSPSSPIISNLISKILDNRLLKIANKFKVNYSRYADDLTFSTNDKKFLDLQKEFHEEISKEIELAGFKINEKKKRLQYKNSRQVVTGLVVNKKINVNRIYYKETRAMAHQLYKYGTFTIDDEPATINQLEGRFSFINQLTWYNNKIDGEYPRFNNFHSRELEYQKFLFYKYFFANPKPLIVTEGKTDIAYLKSALKSRYKEYPNLISKKSDESFEFKVSFLNKSRRLKYFLGIYQDGGSALKNIYNFFDSKKPAPDYLSFHKKISNSLPINPVILMFDNEIKSNNNKPIGNFLNHVGLGNEERMILEDKYMVNLIDNLFLLTVPLINGKKECDIEDLFEDVTLLHKINGREFTKKDRYDVSKYYGKEMFSKYILGNYSNINFDEFKPVLDNINNIIDIYSKNVGSLECNSKGLDKGRAKQKAPILT; translated from the coding sequence ATGGAATTTAATGATATTAAAACCCGAAATGATCTTGCAGATTTTCTGAGAATTCCTAAAAAACAACTTAGCTACTTACTGTACGTTAAGGAAGTTAACAATTTGTACACCTCGTTTGAAATTCATAAGAAAAATGGTGGAATTCGTAAGATTAATACTCCAATAGATGAACTTAAAGACATTCAAAAAAAACTTGCAAAAGCCTTGTATTTGCATATAGAAAACAAGCAAGAGAAAGAAAATAATATCTCACATGCATTTGAAAAAAACAAAAGTATTATTACAAATGCAAGAATTCATCGGAATAAAAGATTAGTTTTGAATATTGATTTAGAAAACTATTTCGAGAGTATTCATTTTGGTCGTGTCAGGGGGTTTTTTATTAAGAATAAAGATTTCTTACTCCCTATCGAAGTAGCCACAGTTATAGCACAAATAACATGTTATAAAGGAAAACTTCCTCAAGGATCCCCAAGTTCTCCAATCATTTCAAACTTAATTAGTAAAATACTCGATAACAGATTATTAAAGATTGCAAATAAATTTAAGGTTAATTATTCTCGTTACGCAGATGATCTTACTTTCTCAACCAACGATAAAAAATTCCTAGATTTACAAAAGGAATTTCATGAAGAAATATCCAAAGAAATAGAACTAGCTGGTTTTAAAATTAATGAAAAAAAGAAAAGATTGCAATATAAGAATTCAAGGCAGGTTGTTACAGGTCTTGTTGTTAACAAGAAAATAAATGTGAATAGAATATATTATAAAGAAACTAGAGCAATGGCACATCAACTTTACAAATATGGTACGTTTACTATTGATGATGAACCTGCCACCATTAATCAATTAGAAGGACGCTTTTCCTTTATAAATCAACTCACTTGGTACAATAACAAAATAGATGGGGAATACCCCCGTTTCAATAATTTTCATTCAAGAGAACTTGAATACCAAAAATTTCTCTTTTATAAATATTTTTTTGCAAATCCAAAGCCACTAATTGTGACTGAAGGAAAAACGGATATAGCTTATTTAAAATCAGCTTTAAAAAGTCGCTATAAAGAATATCCTAATTTGATTTCAAAAAAAAGTGATGAATCATTTGAGTTTAAAGTATCTTTTCTAAATAAATCTAGAAGATTAAAATACTTTCTAGGAATTTACCAGGATGGGGGCAGCGCACTAAAAAATATATATAATTTTTTTGATTCTAAGAAGCCAGCCCCTGATTATCTGAGTTTCCATAAAAAAATAAGCAACTCTTTACCAATAAACCCTGTGATTTTAATGTTTGATAATGAGATTAAGAGTAACAATAATAAACCTATAGGTAATTTTCTTAATCACGTGGGTCTTGGTAATGAAGAACGGATGATTTTAGAAGATAAATACATGGTAAACCTTATTGATAACTTATTCCTTTTAACTGTCCCTCTAATTAATGGTAAGAAGGAATGTGATATAGAAGACTTATTTGAAGACGTTACTCTATTACATAAAATAAACGGAAGAGAATTCACAAAGAAGGACAGGTATGATGTTTCAAAATACTATGGCAAAGAAATGTTTTCTAAGTATATTCTAGGTAACTATTCTAATATTAACTTTGATGAATTCAAACCAGTTTTAGATAACATAAACAATATAATAGATATATACTCGAAGAATGTTGGAAGTTTAGAGTGTAATTCGAAAGGTTTAGACAAGGGTAGGGCGAAGCAGAAAGCACCTATACTAACTTGA
- a CDS encoding malate synthase has translation MNLINKKVTHERFGMGSIVKHNDTVVEIHFASENKKFVYPDVFGQHLKLHDKSAANSLEKILHEQEMERKEEEMQKQEEKERQRKHQELRVGHEKRMKNHKLHPESQMVYRCDTEEQSSSFSDWTVSSGEIKSGNNKGKPNKPSRLHQNSAVLLTAVDPGMLEKDRRILGVYMVKDNFIGKLCEDGNIPAHSHYRLQLTDEESKQMPFWKYYANEKSPQKTTWNTGKYRYFDNSWMAQILRDIVSLKSDTEEQELAQQFLDHFSKMNQIVEQELKEPNGALLRA, from the coding sequence TTGAATTTAATCAATAAGAAAGTTACACATGAGCGGTTTGGTATGGGAAGTATCGTTAAACATAATGATACGGTAGTTGAAATACATTTCGCCTCGGAAAATAAAAAATTTGTTTACCCGGATGTTTTTGGACAGCACTTGAAACTACATGATAAAAGTGCTGCCAATTCACTTGAAAAAATTTTACACGAGCAGGAAATGGAACGCAAAGAGGAAGAAATGCAGAAGCAAGAGGAAAAGGAACGGCAAAGAAAACACCAGGAGCTTCGAGTTGGTCATGAAAAACGTATGAAAAATCATAAACTTCATCCCGAATCGCAGATGGTTTACAGGTGCGATACAGAAGAACAGAGTAGCTCCTTTTCAGATTGGACGGTTTCCTCTGGTGAAATTAAAAGTGGTAATAATAAGGGTAAGCCAAACAAGCCCAGTCGCTTACACCAAAACAGTGCGGTCCTGCTGACAGCGGTCGATCCCGGCATGCTTGAAAAAGACAGACGGATATTAGGTGTCTATATGGTGAAGGATAATTTCATCGGTAAACTTTGTGAAGATGGAAATATTCCTGCCCATTCCCATTACAGACTCCAACTTACAGACGAGGAATCGAAGCAGATGCCTTTTTGGAAGTACTATGCCAATGAAAAATCCCCTCAAAAAACGACATGGAATACAGGTAAGTACCGTTATTTTGATAATTCGTGGATGGCTCAGATTTTGCGCGACATCGTTTCATTGAAAAGTGACACGGAGGAACAAGAGCTGGCACAACAATTTCTGGACCATTTCTCTAAAATGAATCAAATAGTAGAGCAGGAGTTAAAAGAGCCAAATGGAGCATTATTGCGTGCTTAG
- a CDS encoding AAA family ATPase, whose product MNLKIEKLTLTCKKEIVEIPFAKNITYFYGKMGAGKSTILQLIDYCLGNELIVTPALQQEFINAHLELMIGSHQVSLFREKGSNQVQVEWKDQHEYEVLNLIAPIYKQENSQPLIPNTNLLLLTDILFYLGGFQPPLVRKSKKTENTELIRLSFRDLMWYCYLNQDEIDSSIFHLEKEANNFKKLKSRDVMRLLLGFHQESVALLESDLLAVRNEKATLNSTAKQLQKFLDENDIGDTATIIKKIKEVEDAIHQTNIEINNIKKEIEQENIHPVDRLKEKARSYAVLLDELNTSVYDIEVQITQRKRLLGEFASAKMKVNRSLIARNTLKDLEFSSCPQCERELKNNITNSNQCSLCQVPFDENTYFESNNIEVMKTDLTSRYNELNDSITRLNRQNDSMLKELRRIKEEKQIIDQEILELQTTYDSIYLAKAKNHERILGKLKAEKVALNRLLPLSNQVKELQDQADNLIVDEENLKRDLKEAREKAEKDNTNLEELKSLFLENLVEVGLPGVNQDDIVSISTNDFIPKIYRSKDDDVYEMQFSNLGSGGKKTIFKCCFALAVHRLAKQRNIPLPNFLMIDTPMKNISERENEDIFKGFYSFLYRLAENELRDLQFIIVDKEYYPISEELSKKIITIKKHMTPDDPMHPPLIPYYKGH is encoded by the coding sequence ATGAATTTGAAAATAGAAAAATTAACGCTTACTTGTAAAAAAGAGATAGTAGAAATTCCTTTTGCAAAAAATATTACTTATTTTTACGGAAAAATGGGGGCGGGTAAATCCACCATACTACAATTAATTGACTATTGTTTAGGTAATGAACTTATTGTAACCCCTGCACTTCAACAAGAATTCATTAATGCTCATTTAGAACTAATGATTGGCAGTCATCAGGTTTCACTTTTTCGGGAAAAGGGGTCAAATCAAGTACAAGTAGAATGGAAAGACCAACACGAGTATGAGGTACTAAACTTAATTGCTCCCATATATAAGCAAGAAAACTCTCAGCCACTAATACCTAACACTAACCTATTATTATTAACTGACATCCTATTTTATTTAGGTGGTTTTCAACCTCCACTTGTTCGCAAAAGCAAAAAAACTGAAAATACTGAACTTATCCGTTTGAGTTTTAGAGATTTAATGTGGTATTGCTACCTTAATCAGGATGAGATTGATAGTTCTATCTTTCATTTGGAAAAAGAGGCAAACAATTTCAAAAAATTAAAAAGTCGGGATGTAATGAGATTACTCCTTGGCTTTCATCAAGAGAGTGTTGCTTTATTGGAAAGTGATCTACTTGCAGTTCGAAATGAAAAGGCTACTCTCAATTCCACTGCAAAACAATTACAAAAATTCTTAGACGAGAATGATATAGGGGATACTGCAACTATCATAAAAAAAATCAAGGAAGTTGAAGATGCTATTCATCAGACAAATATTGAGATTAACAATATTAAAAAAGAAATTGAACAAGAGAATATTCATCCTGTAGACAGACTTAAAGAAAAAGCTAGATCTTACGCTGTTTTATTAGATGAACTTAATACATCAGTATATGATATTGAGGTACAAATTACACAAAGAAAAAGACTTCTAGGTGAATTTGCATCAGCTAAGATGAAAGTTAATAGATCATTAATTGCTAGGAACACTCTAAAGGATTTAGAATTTTCATCATGTCCTCAATGTGAACGTGAATTAAAAAATAATATCACCAATAGTAATCAATGTTCTTTATGTCAAGTTCCATTTGATGAGAATACTTATTTTGAAAGTAATAATATTGAAGTAATGAAAACCGACTTAACATCAAGATATAATGAATTAAATGATTCTATTACCCGACTTAATAGACAAAATGACTCCATGTTAAAAGAATTACGTAGAATCAAAGAAGAAAAACAAATAATTGATCAAGAGATACTAGAACTACAAACTACTTACGATTCAATTTATTTAGCAAAAGCAAAAAATCACGAACGAATTTTAGGAAAACTTAAAGCTGAAAAAGTGGCATTAAATCGTTTACTCCCTTTATCAAATCAAGTAAAAGAATTGCAAGATCAAGCCGACAATCTAATTGTTGACGAAGAAAACTTAAAACGAGATCTAAAAGAAGCAAGAGAAAAAGCTGAGAAAGATAACACCAACCTTGAAGAGCTTAAGTCATTATTCCTTGAAAACCTAGTAGAAGTAGGCCTTCCAGGTGTTAATCAAGACGATATAGTATCAATAAGCACTAATGACTTTATACCAAAAATCTATCGTTCGAAAGATGATGATGTATATGAAATGCAATTTTCCAATCTCGGTAGTGGAGGTAAAAAAACGATATTTAAATGTTGCTTTGCTTTAGCGGTACACCGTTTAGCAAAACAAAGAAATATTCCGCTTCCAAATTTTCTTATGATTGATACACCAATGAAAAACATAAGTGAACGTGAAAATGAAGATATTTTTAAAGGTTTTTACTCTTTCCTTTATAGGTTAGCAGAAAACGAGTTGAGAGATTTACAATTTATTATTGTAGACAAAGAATATTACCCAATTTCAGAAGAACTCTCTAAAAAGATTATTACAATAAAAAAACACATGACGCCTGATGATCCAATGCATCCACCATTAATACCTTATTATAAAGGACACTAA